In Nitratireductor mangrovi, the genomic window GCAACAAGGTTCTTGCAGCGAAACGACCTGATTGCCTCCGCCCGCTTTCGCACCGACACTCGGGATTTCTTGGGTTCAACGGTTTCCATGATCGCCCGTAGCCGTCTGGCATCGGAGCGTCAACCGCCACGTGTCCCGCCGCCGCTCCTCACCGATCGCTGTGGCCCAGATCGCGCTCCGGCCACACCCGGTCGCGCACGCGCTGCTTCAGCACCTTGGCCTCGGGAAAGCCGCCGTCACGCTTGCGTTCCCAGATCGTCTCGCCGTCGAGCGTGATCTCGAACGCACCGCCGGTGCCGGGCACCAGGGTCACCTCACCCAGATCGGCGCCGAAGGTCGACAGCAGTTCCTGCGCCATCCAGGCCGCGCGCAAGAGCCATTGGCATTGGGTGCAATAGGTAATGCGGACTGCCGGGCGTATGTTCTCCGCCATGCTAATGCGTCAGGAATTCTGGGCGAAGAAACACCAACCGTTCCGCAGCTGTTCGGCACCTCGCCCGAAGCTTGGGCGTCCCTGTCAGCCCCATATGGCCAAACGCGATTTCGACAAGGTACGAGTATATCTCTTCTGTTCCTGCGTTCTCATCCATCAGCATGACATAGGCTCTGTCGGCGTAGTTGTCGTACTCATGGTCAAAGCCCGGGAAGTCTGAGATGCCCATCGGATCCCAATCACGAAGGAACACTTCGCGTACACGGCCTCGACTTTCGCGCGATTGATACTTGTTGCGACCGTGAGACATCGTCACTCACGCGGCGCTCAGCTTGGCCAGCGTCTCGTCGTCGACCTCGAAATTGGCGTAGACGTTCTGCACGTCGTCGTCGTCCTCGAGCACGGCGATCAGCTTCATCAGCGACTGCGCCCGGTCCTCGTCGACCGGCACCGTGTTCTGCGGTCGCCAAATGGTCTTGACCGATTCGGCCTCGCCGAGGGCGGCCTCCAGCGATTTCGATACGTCGCCGATATCCTCGAAGGCGCACAGGATGGTGTGGCCGTGCTCGTCGGACTGGACGTCCTCCGCACCCGCCTCGATCGCTGCCTCCATCACCTTCTCGGCGTCGCCCGCCGCGGCCGGATAGACGATCTCGCCGACCCGGTCCCACATGAAGGCGACCGAGCCGGTCTCGCCCAGCGAGCCGCCTGCCTTGGTGAAGGCGGCGCGCACATTGGAGGCCGAGCGGTTGCGGTTGTCTGTCAGCGCCTCGACGATGACGGCCACCCCGCCCGGCCCGTAACCTTCGTAGCGCACTTCCTCGTAATTTTCGGAATCGCCGCCAGAGGCCTTGTTGATGGCACGCTGGATGTTGTCCTTCGGCATCGACTGCGCCTTGGCGTTCTGCACCGCCAGCCTCAGCCTCGGGTTCATGTCCGGATCGGGCATGCCCTGCTTGGCCGCAACCGTGATCTCGCGCGCGAGCTTGGAGAACATCTTGGAGCGCGCCGCGTCCTGGCGTCCCTTGCGATGCATGATGTTCTTGAACTGAGAATGGCCGGCCATGGCGCCCCTGTCGTTGCTTTTCTGCGGATTTGGCGCGCCTTATAGATATTTCGTGCTTTGAGGTCCAGAAGCAGCCAGCCGAGCGCTCTCGAAATCGTGACTACGCGCGCCCGCCTCTCCATGCGCTAATGCGGCACTCGCAAGCGGACGCAAAGGAGCCCATCATGACCCTTCTGCGCATGGCCGCATTCCTGATCCTGTTCCTGGCGGCGCCGGCCCTCGCCGTGGCCCAGGAAAACGACCCCGTGCCCTCGAAATGCCTCGCCATCGCGCAGGCGCTGCCGTCGGTGATGCTGGCGTCGTTCACGCCCGCCGGCTCCACCGCGGCGACCGACGAGGTCACCATCACCTATGCCGGCCATTCGACCTACGTCATCGAGACGCCGAAAGGCGTGCGCATCGCCACAGACTATTCGGGCATCTACGGGCGCGACCCGCTGCCGCGCGTGGTGACCATGAACAAGGCCCACCGCACCCACTTTACGCCAAACCCGGACCCCGGGATCGAACATGTGCTGCCCGGCTGGAATCCGGAAGGCGACGGGCCGGCTCGCCACGCGCTTGTCGTCGACGACGTCTATGTCCGCAACGTGCCGACAGACATCCGCCGCTTCGGTGCCATGGAGAAGGACGGCAACTCGATCTTCATCTTCGAGGTCGCCGACCTGTGCATCGGCCATCTCGGCCACTTGCACCACGACCTGACCGACGCCCACTACGCAGCGATCGGGCGCCTCGACATCCTGATGGTGCCGGTCGACGGCGGCATGACCCAGTCGTTGGTCAATATGAGCCAGATCGCCGAGCGGCTCTATTCGTCGATCGTGCTGCCCATGCACCGGCATTCGACCCCGATCGGCGAGTTCCTGGCGATGATGGGCGAGGACTTCGCCACCGACTTCAGGCCCGAGCGCAGCTTCACCGTATCGCTCAGGACCTTGCCGCGCCGGCCGACCATCCTGATCCTCGACGGCGTCTGATGCGGCTTGCAATCGCCCTGGTCCTCGCCATCGCCGCGGGGATCACGACCGCCGCCGCGCAAGATGCCGACGCGCTATCGGAAGAGCGCGCACGCCTGTTCGCGGAACTGGAATCGGCTCCGACCGAGCAGCAGGGCCGCGCCGTCGAAGACGCGATCTGGCGTTTGTGGATGGCCGAGGCGCCGACGGCGGCGATCCGCCGGGATGTCGCCGAGGCAATGTCGGCGCGCGACGGCTACGATTTTGCCCGCGCCCGCGACATTCTCGACGAGGTGGTCAGGGCGGCGCCCGGCTATGCCGAAGGCTGGAACCAGCGCGCCTTCATTCACTTCCTTCAGGGCAATCTCGACGAATCGCTGCAAGACATCGACCACGCCCTCGAGCTGGAGCCGAAACATTTCGCCGCGCTTGCCGGCAAGGCGATCATCCTGATGCAGCAGGGCCGCCCACGGCTCGCGCAGGAGGCGCTGCGCCGAGCCGTGGGCATCCATCCCTGGCTCAAGGAGCGTTCCATGCTCCTGCCCGAGCCGCCCGGACCGGTCGGAGAAGACATCTAGCCACCAGGTTGCTCCTTGGCCGCGTTCGCCTTGTCGAGCACCCGCTTGCGCCGGGCCAGCATGTTCAGCGCCTCGACAAGCGCCGAAAAGCCCATGGCGGCGTAGATGTAGCCTTTCGGCACGTGGAAGCCGAAGCCGTCGGCGATCAGCGTCGTGCCGATCATCAGCAGGAAGCCCAGTGCCAGCATGACGATGGTCGGGTTCTTGGCGATGAAGCGTGACAGCGGCTCGGCCGCGATCAGCATCACCGTCACGGCTGCAATCACCGCGATGTACATGATGGCGATCTCGTCGGTCATGCCAACGGCGGTGATGATCGAATCGATCGAGAACACCAGATCGAGCAGCAGGATCTGGAAGATGGCGGCGCCCACGGTCATCGTCGCCGCGCGCCCGAGCATGTTGTCCTTGGGGTCTTCGGGATCGACGGAATGATGGATCTCCTTGGTCGCCTTCCAGACCAGGAACAGCCCGCCCGCGATCAGGATCAGGTCACGCCAGGAAAAGCCGTGGTCGAAGAGTTCAAACACCGGCGTGGTGAGTTGGACGATAAACGAGATCGTCGCCAACAGCACCAGCCGCAGCACCAGCGCGGCGCCGATGCCCAGCCGCCGCGCCATCTTCTGGTGCTCCTGCGGCAGCTTGTTGGTCAGGATCGAGATGAAGATCAGGTTGTCGATGCCGAGCACCACCTCAAGCACCACCAGCGTCGCCAGCGCCACCCAGCCGGCCGGATCGGAAAGCCACGCAAAATGCGGCGCCAGAAACTCCATGATCGCCATCGTCGAAGACCCTCGCTTGTCAGGACGGAAGGGTTCCAGACGTATTCGCGGCGGCTTTGAGGGTCAATGCCCGTTCCAGAAGGACGGTACGGTCTCCTCCAGCCGAGGCCCCAGCCTGAGCGGCGCCACCTTCTCGGCAAGCCCTGTACGGTCGGAAATCTCCACGCCCAGCCCGCAGATCGTGGCCGGTCCCGCGGCGGCCTCGAAGCGGCCCTTCGGCACCTTGTAGAGGAAGCGGTTGAGCGGCTCCTCCTTGTCCATGCCGAGCGAGGAATCATAGTCGCCGCACATGCCAGCATCCGACATGAAGGCGGTGCCGCCATTGAGAATCTGGTGGTCGGCCGTCGGATGATGGGTATGGGTACCGACAACGACGCTTGCACGGCCGTCGACGAAATGCGCAAAGCACATCTTTTCGCTGGTCGCCTCGGCGTGGAAGTCGAACACCATCGCGTCGACCTGCTCGCCGAGCGGGCAAGCGGCGATCTCGCGCTCGGCGGCCTGGAACGGATCGTCGAGTTCGGGATGCATGAAGACGCGGCCCATGATGTTGGAAACCATGACCCGGGCGCCGTTGCGCGCGACATAGACGCCGGTCCCGCGGCCCGGCGTGCCGGGCGGAAAATTGGCGGGGCGCAGGAAGCGTTCCTCGCGCGGCGCGAATTCAAGCGCCTCGCGCTGGTCCCAGACATGGTTGCCTGTGGTCACGACATCGGCCCCGGCCTCGAGCGTAGTCTTGAAGATGTCCTGGGTGATACCGAAGCCGCCGGCGGCGTTTTCGCCATTGACGATGACGAAGTCGAGCCTGAAGTCGGATATCAGCCCCGGGAGCTTTTCCCATACCGCCGTACGGCCGGTCCGCCCCACCATGTCTCCCAGGAAAAGAAGCCTCATACAGTCCAACCTGCACACACCGCACCCGACCGGAAGCTCGGGACGAGCCGGCCACCGGAAGCGAGCGGCCATCTAGCGGGCGGTGGCGAAATTGTGCAAGCCGGTTTCGGTCAGGATCTCCGGGATGACCACATCGTGAGCCTCGTCGGGCACGGCCTCGACCTCCTGGCAGTCGAAGGCGATGCCGACCAGCCTTGGGCTGTGGCCGTTCTCCTGCAGGCGCGCGATCGCACGGTCGTAGTAGCCGGCACCATAACCGATGCGGTGGCCGCGCCTGTCGAAGGCGGCGAGCGGCACCAGCATCACTGTCGGCCACAGGACCTCGGCGTCCTCCGTCGGGCCCATCGTTCCAAAACCCATGTCGATCATCGGGGCGCCGCGCAACAATTCGCGAAACACGATCGTCGTCTTGTCGATAATGGCGGGCAGGCACAGCCGCGCCAGTTGCTCGCGGCAGGCAAACAGCAGCGGCCGCACATCGACCTCCGAGCGCATCGGCCAGAACCCCGAAACGACGTCGCCGGGGTCGATCGCGATGGCGCGCGCTCCGAACTCGGCGATCCTCAGCGAGGCCTCGATACGCCATTGCGGATCAAGCGCGTCACGCCGGGCAAGTGCGGCGGCGCGCAGTTGTCGTTTCAGTCGCTGATGCTCCATCATGAAACTCCCCATCCCCGCCCGGAGGAGACTGCATAGCGCGGGCGGTGGTCAAGTCTCCCGGCGCGCGGCAGGCATGCGTTGGCCAACGCGGTGCTACCCACATCTCACGGAGGCTCGAGGCCGGCTTACGCCCTCGATCAAACATTGTTGTATTGAACGCGTTCGCCGAGCCACCCACGTGACAAACGAAGCCCAGAACGGCTTTGTGATCCAACCCTTGGAGCCGGGCCTACGACGCTCTCGTGCTCCTCCAACTGAGAAGAAAGAAGACGATGAAACGCGTTCTCTTGTCGGCGGCGCTGCTTGCCGGACTGCCCGCACTCGCTGTGGCCCAGGAAGCCCCGCAATTGATCGGCAATCTCTCCGCCAGCGTGGAACGGCAGTACAACCGCGACCGGCCACGGACTGGACAGGGGCTCGACCGCAATCCGGTCGCGTCGATTTTTGCCCGGGAAGCCACGCGCGTCCCGACTCCCACGCCAAGGCCGTATGATCGGTTCCAGGACGACCGCTATTCCGGTCGCTGACCACACATCTCAAAATTGGATGCGCCCGCGTCGGCCGTGAGCCGGCGCGGGTCCGTGTAGACCGCCGGTAGCTTCGATTTGACCGTCGGCTCGAAAACGTCGATGAGTAGCTTCGGGCACGCATGAGGAACCTGGCATGCACCGACTGTTGCTTACGGCACTGGCCCTCGCAGGCACGATGCCCGGCGCCTTCGCACAGGAAGCGCCGCAATTGCGCGGCCGGCTGTCGCCGAGCGTCTCCGATGCGCACCGGGGCACCGAAGCGGTTGTCAACCGCGCTGCCAGCCCGCCGGAGCGCTCCTTGCGCCAGCGCACGATCCGCATCATATCGATCGAACGGCCCGTTACCGATGGCGGTCTTGCCGAACGGCGCATGGCCGAGGTGCGCTCGGGACGCTGAACCCACCAAGCGGGCACGCGGGGCGGATGGTATCGGGCGATCGGGGAAGCGCGACGATCCGCACACACCGGTGGAGAGGTTGATCCCGGGTGCCTACAAAGTAGGTGGGCGCCGTATGTCCGAGCCCACGAGCCCGGCCAGGGACAGCTCCCTTGGGATCAATAAGGCCCCGGGGAATGTTACTCCTGCCGCGAGGCGCAGACCGTCGCCGCCGAATATAGTCGCCGCGCGGGTTGTCCGCCAGAGCCTGCCAGGCGCATTTCCACTGCCAACGGACCTTGCGCCTCCGACCGCGCCTGCTTACGGTTTGCGCCAAACCTGAACAATTATCCGGGACTGTGTGAATGCGTTTTGAAGGCACGTCGGCCTATGTCGCCGACAAGGATCTGATGGTGGCCGTGAATGCGGCGATCGCGCTGGAGCGGCCGTTGCTGGTCAAGGGCGAGCCGGGCACCGGCAAGACCGAACTGGCCCGCCAGATGGCCGCTGCACTCGGCCTCGACCTGATCGAGTGGCACGTCAAGTCGACCACCAAGGCGCAGCAGGGGCTCTACGAATATGACGCCGTCTCGCGCCTGCGCGACAGCCAGCTCGGCGACGCGCGCTTCAACGACATCGCCAACTACATCAAGCGCGGCAAGCTGTGGGAGGCCTTCGCGGCTGACAGGAAGGTGGTGCTGCTGATCGACGAGATCGACAAGGCCGACATCGAGTTTCCCAACGACCTGCTGCAGGAACTCGATCGCATGGAGTTCTTCGTCTACGAGACCGGCGAGACGGTCCAGGCGAGACATCGCCCGATCGTCGTCATCACCTCCAACAACGAGAAGGAACTGCCGGACGCGTTTCTGCGCCGCTGCTTCTTCCACTACATCCGCTTCCCCGAGGCCGAAACGCTGGCGCAAATCGTCGAGGTCCACTACCCAGGCATCAAGCAGAACCTGGTGCGCGCGGCACTGAACCAGTTCTACGAGATCCGCGACGTGCCGGGGCTGAAGAAAAAACCCTCGACCTCGGAGGCGCTCGACTGGATCAGGCTTCTCGTCGCGGACGACATCGACCCGGCCGATCTGCGTGCCGACCCCAAGAACGCGTTGCCCAAGCTTCACGGCGCGCTGTTGAAAAACGAACAGGACGTGCACCTGTTCGAACGACTTGCCTTCATGGCCAGGCGGCAGGGGTAGCGCCTGCAAACGCAGCGTCTTCAACCGCAACAGGGGGAGCAACGTCGATGACCATCCTGCGCACGCCGGAGGACCGGTTCGACAATCTGCCCGGCTTCGCCTTCGCGCCAAACTACGCAGACGGCCTGACCCGCTTCGATGGACTGCGCATCCACTATCTCGACGAAGGCCCGCGCAATGCCGAACACACCTATCTCTGCCTGCATGGCGAGCCGACCTGGTCCTATCTCTACAGGCGCATGATCCCAGTGTTCACAGCCGCCGGCGGCCGCGTGGTGGCGCCGGACTTTGCCGGCTTCGGCCGTTCCGACAAGCCGGCCGACGATAGCCTCTTCACGTTCGATTTCCACCGCGACATGTTGCTTGCCTTCATCGAAAGGCTGGACCTCGGCAACATCACGCTCGTGGTCCAGGACTGGGGCGGCTTGCTCGGTCTGACCTTGCCTATGGAAATGCCGGAACGTTTCGCCCGCCTGATCATCATGAACACCGCCCTTGCCACCGGCGTCGCCCCCAGCGACGGCTTCATGCAATGGCGCGCCTATGTGGCCGCCAATCCCGATCTTGCCGTCGGCAAGCTGATGAAACGGTCTTGCCCGCATCTGACCGATGCGGAAGCGTCTGCCTACGATGCTCCTTTCCCGGACGTCTCCTACAAGGCAGGCGTACGTCGTTTCCCGGCGATGGTGATGACCGACCCCGACATGGATGGCGTCGAGACCTCGAAACGGGCCGCGAAGTTCTGGCGCGAGGCCTGGCGCGGGCAAAGTTTCATGGCAATTGGCGCCCAGGATCCCGTGCTTGGCGTCGATGTGATGCAGGCGATGCGCAAGCTGATCCGCGGATGCCCGGAGCCGCTGGTGCTGCCCGATGCCGGCCATTTCGTTCAGGAATGGGGCGAGGAGGTCGCCCGCTCAGCACTGGCATCCTTCCCGCGCTGACGGTCGTTGCACCGGGCAGGCGCAACCGCTCCTCCCGGCCTGGCTCTTGCTGCCCGCGGCTTGCGGGCAAAGGGTGCGGACTGCCGTGGAGGGAGCCCGACCGTGACCGACATCACCATCCGCCCGCTCGAGGAAAATGACCATGACGAGTGGCGGCGCATGTGGACCGCCTATCTGGAGTTCTACCAGACCTCGGTGCCGGAAGATGTTTATGCAACGACCTGGAAGCGCCTTTTCGACCCCGGTGCGTACGAGCCGAACGGCTTCATTGCCATCGCCGACGACCGGCCGGTCGGGCTGGTGCACTATATCTTTCACCGCACTTGCTGGTCGCAGAAGAACAACTGCTATCTGCAGGACCTTTACGCCGATCCCGAGGTTCGCGGCAAAGGCATCGGCCGCGCCCTGATCGAAGCCGTCTATGACATTGCCGACCGGCAGGATGCCGCCGGCGTTTACTGGATGACCCAGGAATTTAACACGACGGCGCGCCAGCTTTACGATCGCATTGCGCGGTTGACCCCGTTCATCAAATACCAGCGCTGAGAGCGGTGCGCCCGGCGATCGACACGTCTTCTAGTTGGTAGCGTCCTTCAGACCTTTGCCAGGCATGAACTTCGGGACATTGCGGGGCGCGACCTCGACGATGTCCCCTGTACGGGGATGGCGCGCCTTGCCGCCCTCGCGGCGTGCGACGCTGAATGCGCCGAAACCCTTCAGCTTCACGGAATGGCCATGCGCCAGCGCCGTAGCGATCTCGTCAAGCACGGTCTCCACGACGATACGGGCCTCGCCGACGGTCAGATGCGCCGCCGTTGCTACCGCCTGAGCGAGTTCCGTTCGTCCGATCGTCATGGTGGCGGCGTCAACTTCCCCGCTCACCGTCTCGCCTGTTGCGCCGGGCGCTTCTGCCAGCAGCCGCAACACCAGCTTGCCCGCATTCGACGGCTTCCGCCTGCCCTGCTCCCAGTTGCGCAGGGTGCCGATCGGCATGCCGAGCATGGCCGCCAGTTCCTGCTGCGTGAGACCGAGATCACGCCGGATGCCGCCGATGTCCGGATCGTCGACGATTTCGACACTGCCGCCTTCGGGTCGCGCAAGCCGCCCGCTCTCCACCTCGATCATCTGGCGGACCGCACGGTCGAGTCGCGACTCCTCGGCCTTGTCCGCCTCGACTTTCGTGGCTTCGCGCACTCGCCGATGGGTTTGCCTGTTACTCGTCATCATCATCTCCAGGAAGATCACCGCGCCTGAAGCGCATGACCCAGGCTGCGCCTGCCAGAGCCCTTCTGCTCCAGCGCCCGAGCGCCGACTGCGGCTCCTGCGCGGGCGTTACGTTCAGCAACCATATGACCACCTCGCCCTTGTCGAGATTGGTATCGAGCACAGTATACGCCACGACATGCTGTCTGAACCTGCACCGTCTGATCTGGGGGTCATTTTTCGACGCCTTTCCGATGACCGGATTGCGCGCGATATTCCGTTTCAAGAGGCTGAGCGCATCCTCGGACAGCCCGTAGTCGGCCCAGGCAAGCTTGAATTCGTCCGCCGATTCGAACTTGACCTTCAGCGCCACGCGGCTTGCCTCTCATATACGCCATTGGCGTAGTCGCTTCAAGAACCACGCTGCCAGTGTACCGACAAATATCCACCAGATACAACTCCAGCATGTATTCCCTCTGCCTCTGGCGACAGGTCGGGTGACCGGTTTTTGCGGGCTGACAACGCAGCCGAGGCCAATTAGTTTGCACCGATGTTCATCCCCTTCTTCCTCGAATTGAAAGTCGCGCGCGTTCCCGTCTCGCTGCGCGAATATCTCACCCTGCTCGAAGGCATGGAGGCCGATCTCGTCACCTATGACGTCGAAGGCTTCTACTACCTCGCGCGCTCGACGCTGGTGAAGGACGAGCGCCATATCGACCGCTTCGACCGGGTATTCTCGCATGTCTTCAAGGGCGTCGAGGCGGTGTCGGGCGACGGCGCAGTCGACGTTGCCGAAATTCCCGAGGAATGGCTGCGGCGGCTCGCGGAAAAACACCTCACGGAGGAGGAAAAGAAGCTTGTCGAGGCGATGGGCGGCTTCGAAAAGCTGATGGAGACGCTGAAGAAGCGGCTCGAAGAGCAGCAGGGTCGCCACCAGGGCGGCTCGAAATGGATCGGCACCGCCGGGACGTCCCCCTTCGGCGCTTATGGCTACAATCCCGAGGGCGTTCGCATCGGCCAGCACGAATCCCGCCACCGCCGCGCGGTGAAGGTCTGGGACAAGCGCGAGTTCAAAAACTTCGACGACACGGTGGAACTCGGCACGCGCAACATCAAGGTGGCGCTGAAGCGCCTGCGCCGCTGGGTGCGCGAAGGCGCGCATGAGGAGCTTGACCTGCCCGGCACCATCCACGCAACCGCCGAGCACGGCTACCTGGATGTCCAGACCCGCCCCGAACGCCGCAACGCGGTCAAGTTGCTGATGTTCTTCGATGTCGGCGGTTCGATGGACGACCATATCCGCGTTGTCGAGGAGCTTTTCTCCGCGGCGCGGGCCGAGTTCCGCCAGCTCGAATATTTCTACTTCCACAACTGCCTCTATGAGGGTGTATGGAAGGACAATCGCCGCCGGCATGCCGAGGTCATTCCGACCTTCGACGTGCTGCACAAATACGGCCACGACTACAAGGCGATCTTTGTCGGCGACGCCTCGATGAGCCCTTACGAGATCGCCTATCCGGGTGGCTCGGTGGAACACTGGAACGAGGAACCGGGCATCCTCTGGCTGCAGCGCGTGCTCAACCAGTGGCCGAACGCGGTCTGGCTCAACCCCGTACAGGAGAAGCACTGGGGCTACACGCACTCAATCGGCATGATGCGCGATATCTTCGCCAATCGCATGTATCCGCTGACGCTGGCCGGGCTCGAAGCGGCGACGAAAGAGCTGTCGCGCAAGCACTGACGAAGCCACACGGAATGACCGCCCCTCAGCGCGCTGTGGACGATGGTACGGCATCGCGCCAACACCATCAGCCAGAGTCGGCCGACACGGGCCCCGTGTTGCATCCCCCGCCACCAAGTCCGGTTGATGGCTTTTTCCTCAGGCCGGCTTCTTCTCGGGCACGCTGCGCGGTTCGCCTTCGCGGATTTCCATCGTGCGGTAGAAATCGGCCAGTTGCTTGCCGCGCTCGGGCCGGAACGTGCGGCCGGCCGCCTTGAGCGTGGCGATGCGATCGATGCGGAAGGCGCGGAAATCGCCGCGCATCTCGCACCACGCGACCAGCGTCCACACCTTGCCCCAGAACCATAGCCCGAGCGGTCGCACGTCGCGCATCGTGCTGCGCCCGCCCTCGTCGCGATAGTCGAGCGTCAGCACCGTGCGCGCCTCGATGGAGCGCTCGATACGGTCGATCGATTCACGGTCGCTCTGCGACACGACGTAGAGCGGCGCGTGAATTTCGGTGCGCGCGATGCGGTCTCGCTCATTGTCGGGGAGGACGGCGCCGATCTTGACCAGCGCCTCCTCGGCCGAGCGTGCCATCGCCGCACCACCGAAGGCGCGGACCATGCGCGCCCCGGCGACCAGCGCCACGATCTCGTCGCGGGTGAACATCAGCGGCGGCAACTCGTAGCCGG contains:
- a CDS encoding 5-formyltetrahydrofolate cyclo-ligase, with amino-acid sequence MMEHQRLKRQLRAAALARRDALDPQWRIEASLRIAEFGARAIAIDPGDVVSGFWPMRSEVDVRPLLFACREQLARLCLPAIIDKTTIVFRELLRGAPMIDMGFGTMGPTEDAEVLWPTVMLVPLAAFDRRGHRIGYGAGYYDRAIARLQENGHSPRLVGIAFDCQEVEAVPDEAHDVVIPEILTETGLHNFATAR
- a CDS encoding tetratricopeptide repeat protein, with the translated sequence MRLAIALVLAIAAGITTAAAQDADALSEERARLFAELESAPTEQQGRAVEDAIWRLWMAEAPTAAIRRDVAEAMSARDGYDFARARDILDEVVRAAPGYAEGWNQRAFIHFLQGNLDESLQDIDHALELEPKHFAALAGKAIILMQQGRPRLAQEALRRAVGIHPWLKERSMLLPEPPGPVGEDI
- a CDS encoding AAA family ATPase, whose protein sequence is MRFEGTSAYVADKDLMVAVNAAIALERPLLVKGEPGTGKTELARQMAAALGLDLIEWHVKSTTKAQQGLYEYDAVSRLRDSQLGDARFNDIANYIKRGKLWEAFAADRKVVLLIDEIDKADIEFPNDLLQELDRMEFFVYETGETVQARHRPIVVITSNNEKELPDAFLRRCFFHYIRFPEAETLAQIVEVHYPGIKQNLVRAALNQFYEIRDVPGLKKKPSTSEALDWIRLLVADDIDPADLRADPKNALPKLHGALLKNEQDVHLFERLAFMARRQG
- a CDS encoding MBL fold metallo-hydrolase; amino-acid sequence: MTLLRMAAFLILFLAAPALAVAQENDPVPSKCLAIAQALPSVMLASFTPAGSTAATDEVTITYAGHSTYVIETPKGVRIATDYSGIYGRDPLPRVVTMNKAHRTHFTPNPDPGIEHVLPGWNPEGDGPARHALVVDDVYVRNVPTDIRRFGAMEKDGNSIFIFEVADLCIGHLGHLHHDLTDAHYAAIGRLDILMVPVDGGMTQSLVNMSQIAERLYSSIVLPMHRHSTPIGEFLAMMGEDFATDFRPERSFTVSLRTLPRRPTILILDGV
- a CDS encoding vWA domain-containing protein, with protein sequence MFIPFFLELKVARVPVSLREYLTLLEGMEADLVTYDVEGFYYLARSTLVKDERHIDRFDRVFSHVFKGVEAVSGDGAVDVAEIPEEWLRRLAEKHLTEEEKKLVEAMGGFEKLMETLKKRLEEQQGRHQGGSKWIGTAGTSPFGAYGYNPEGVRIGQHESRHRRAVKVWDKREFKNFDDTVELGTRNIKVALKRLRRWVREGAHEELDLPGTIHATAEHGYLDVQTRPERRNAVKLLMFFDVGGSMDDHIRVVEELFSAARAEFRQLEYFYFHNCLYEGVWKDNRRRHAEVIPTFDVLHKYGHDYKAIFVGDASMSPYEIAYPGGSVEHWNEEPGILWLQRVLNQWPNAVWLNPVQEKHWGYTHSIGMMRDIFANRMYPLTLAGLEAATKELSRKH
- a CDS encoding GNAT family N-acetyltransferase — its product is MTDITIRPLEENDHDEWRRMWTAYLEFYQTSVPEDVYATTWKRLFDPGAYEPNGFIAIADDRPVGLVHYIFHRTCWSQKNNCYLQDLYADPEVRGKGIGRALIEAVYDIADRQDAAGVYWMTQEFNTTARQLYDRIARLTPFIKYQR
- a CDS encoding HU family DNA-binding protein, which codes for MTSNRQTHRRVREATKVEADKAEESRLDRAVRQMIEVESGRLARPEGGSVEIVDDPDIGGIRRDLGLTQQELAAMLGMPIGTLRNWEQGRRKPSNAGKLVLRLLAEAPGATGETVSGEVDAATMTIGRTELAQAVATAAHLTVGEARIVVETVLDEIATALAHGHSVKLKGFGAFSVARREGGKARHPRTGDIVEVAPRNVPKFMPGKGLKDATN
- a CDS encoding YebC/PmpR family DNA-binding transcriptional regulator codes for the protein MAGHSQFKNIMHRKGRQDAARSKMFSKLAREITVAAKQGMPDPDMNPRLRLAVQNAKAQSMPKDNIQRAINKASGGDSENYEEVRYEGYGPGGVAVIVEALTDNRNRSASNVRAAFTKAGGSLGETGSVAFMWDRVGEIVYPAAAGDAEKVMEAAIEAGAEDVQSDEHGHTILCAFEDIGDVSKSLEAALGEAESVKTIWRPQNTVPVDEDRAQSLMKLIAVLEDDDDVQNVYANFEVDDETLAKLSAA
- a CDS encoding helix-turn-helix transcriptional regulator; amino-acid sequence: MRRADRLFQIVQHLRGGRLVTARMLGEWLEVSERTIYRDIADLQSTGVPIDGEAGVGYIMRSGYELPPLMFTRDEIVALVAGARMVRAFGGAAMARSAEEALVKIGAVLPDNERDRIARTEIHAPLYVVSQSDRESIDRIERSIEARTVLTLDYRDEGGRSTMRDVRPLGLWFWGKVWTLVAWCEMRGDFRAFRIDRIATLKAAGRTFRPERGKQLADFYRTMEIREGEPRSVPEKKPA
- a CDS encoding SelT/SelW/SelH family protein produces the protein MAENIRPAVRITYCTQCQWLLRAAWMAQELLSTFGADLGEVTLVPGTGGAFEITLDGETIWERKRDGGFPEAKVLKQRVRDRVWPERDLGHSDR
- a CDS encoding TIGR00282 family metallophosphoesterase, whose amino-acid sequence is MRLLFLGDMVGRTGRTAVWEKLPGLISDFRLDFVIVNGENAAGGFGITQDIFKTTLEAGADVVTTGNHVWDQREALEFAPREERFLRPANFPPGTPGRGTGVYVARNGARVMVSNIMGRVFMHPELDDPFQAAEREIAACPLGEQVDAMVFDFHAEATSEKMCFAHFVDGRASVVVGTHTHHPTADHQILNGGTAFMSDAGMCGDYDSSLGMDKEEPLNRFLYKVPKGRFEAAAGPATICGLGVEISDRTGLAEKVAPLRLGPRLEETVPSFWNGH
- a CDS encoding haloalkane dehalogenase — encoded protein: MTILRTPEDRFDNLPGFAFAPNYADGLTRFDGLRIHYLDEGPRNAEHTYLCLHGEPTWSYLYRRMIPVFTAAGGRVVAPDFAGFGRSDKPADDSLFTFDFHRDMLLAFIERLDLGNITLVVQDWGGLLGLTLPMEMPERFARLIIMNTALATGVAPSDGFMQWRAYVAANPDLAVGKLMKRSCPHLTDAEASAYDAPFPDVSYKAGVRRFPAMVMTDPDMDGVETSKRAAKFWREAWRGQSFMAIGAQDPVLGVDVMQAMRKLIRGCPEPLVLPDAGHFVQEWGEEVARSALASFPR
- a CDS encoding TerC family protein is translated as MAIMEFLAPHFAWLSDPAGWVALATLVVLEVVLGIDNLIFISILTNKLPQEHQKMARRLGIGAALVLRLVLLATISFIVQLTTPVFELFDHGFSWRDLILIAGGLFLVWKATKEIHHSVDPEDPKDNMLGRAATMTVGAAIFQILLLDLVFSIDSIITAVGMTDEIAIMYIAVIAAVTVMLIAAEPLSRFIAKNPTIVMLALGFLLMIGTTLIADGFGFHVPKGYIYAAMGFSALVEALNMLARRKRVLDKANAAKEQPGG